A genomic segment from Blastococcus sp. PRF04-17 encodes:
- a CDS encoding putative bifunctional diguanylate cyclase/phosphodiesterase: protein MVEQLRAGIAEGQLVLHYQPKLALATGEVDGVEALVRWQHPTRGLLFPDAFIDLAESAGLMSRLTSAVVDMALAQCRRWADDGGLLTVSVNVSPSNLVDEEFPDEVATVLRRHDLPPTALVLEVTESILMEDRERAVRVLSRLRDAGVGVSIDDYGTGYSNLAYLAALPVTELKLDRVFIGAMTGSSRAASIVTSTLQLAHALDLTLVAEGAEDQETVDALAGLGCDLVQGYHLSRPLPADQLWAWLAQRAARTPIS, encoded by the coding sequence GTGGTCGAGCAGCTGCGCGCCGGCATCGCCGAGGGACAGCTCGTGCTGCACTACCAGCCCAAGCTGGCGCTGGCGACCGGCGAGGTGGACGGCGTCGAGGCGCTGGTGCGCTGGCAGCACCCGACGCGCGGCCTCCTGTTCCCCGACGCGTTCATCGACCTGGCCGAGTCGGCGGGGCTCATGAGCCGGCTGACCTCGGCGGTCGTCGACATGGCGTTGGCTCAGTGCCGGCGGTGGGCCGACGACGGCGGCCTGCTCACCGTGTCGGTGAACGTCAGCCCCTCGAACCTGGTCGACGAGGAGTTCCCCGACGAGGTCGCGACGGTGCTGCGGCGCCACGACCTGCCGCCGACGGCGCTGGTCCTCGAGGTGACCGAGAGCATCCTCATGGAAGACCGCGAGCGGGCGGTGCGTGTCCTGTCCCGGCTGCGCGACGCCGGGGTCGGCGTCTCGATCGACGACTACGGCACGGGCTACTCCAACCTGGCGTACCTGGCCGCGCTGCCGGTGACCGAGCTCAAGCTGGACCGGGTGTTCATCGGGGCGATGACCGGGAGTTCGCGGGCAGCGTCGATCGTGACCTCCACCCTGCAGCTCGCGCACGCGCTCGACCTGACCCTGGTCGCCGAGGGCGCCGAGGACCAGGAGACCGTCGACGCGCTGGCCGGCCTGGGCTGCGACCTCGTCCAGGGCTACCACCTGAGCCGGCCGTTGCCGGCGGACCAGCTCTGGGCCTGGTTGGCCCAGCGGGCGGCGCGGACGCCGATCAGCTAG
- a CDS encoding MmcQ/YjbR family DNA-binding protein: MATWDDVARICLALPATTEATSWGSRAWKVRDKTFVWERPLRKKDLAELGRTAPTGPVIGAAVPDEGAKAALIAEEPAVYFTTSHFDGYPAVLCRLDRLDEQALRELAEEAWASKAPRRLVAEHRVGD, from the coding sequence ATGGCGACCTGGGACGACGTGGCACGGATCTGCCTGGCCTTGCCGGCGACGACCGAGGCCACCTCGTGGGGGTCGCGCGCCTGGAAGGTCCGCGACAAGACCTTCGTCTGGGAGCGCCCGCTCCGCAAGAAGGACCTCGCCGAACTCGGCCGGACCGCGCCGACCGGGCCGGTGATCGGCGCGGCGGTGCCCGACGAGGGCGCGAAGGCGGCCCTGATCGCCGAGGAGCCGGCGGTCTACTTCACGACATCGCACTTCGACGGCTACCCCGCGGTCCTCTGCCGGCTCGACCGGCTGGACGAGCAGGCGCTGCGCGAGCTGGCGGAGGAGGCGTGGGCGAGCAAGGCCCCCCGCCGCCTGGTCGCCGAGCACCGGGTCGGCGACTGA